A genomic segment from Tuwongella immobilis encodes:
- a CDS encoding DUF1559 domain-containing protein, whose translation MRMARRGFTLIELLVVIAIIAILIGLLLPAVQKVREAAARMKCQNHMRQLGLAFHNHESSFGTFPAASRTRVVPNGSGGTRTVNAYWGVQILPYIEQENVRTLYNFDNNNRDQINRDVVAIPIQIMVCPSVPTANRLTVIPGSNPAFSGAATDYAATAGVATHQYSKGFVTNPNPIGTSAPPGIIGLGNDNPARITDVTDGTSNTMLIAENGGRPENWVAGRLNPASTVSLGAWAEYNAFLVRGFLPDGSSAPGAGGGGPCMVNCNNNYSIYSFHTGGANVLYGDGSVRFFRNTASATVVAGQITRAGGEVVDEN comes from the coding sequence ATGCGCATGGCCCGCCGTGGCTTTACGTTAATCGAACTATTGGTCGTGATTGCGATTATCGCCATCTTGATTGGTTTGTTGTTGCCCGCCGTGCAAAAAGTCCGCGAAGCCGCCGCTCGGATGAAATGCCAGAACCACATGCGGCAATTGGGCTTAGCGTTTCACAACCACGAATCGAGCTTCGGCACCTTCCCCGCCGCCAGCCGCACTCGAGTTGTGCCCAACGGTTCGGGTGGCACGCGTACCGTCAACGCCTATTGGGGGGTGCAGATTCTGCCCTACATCGAACAAGAGAACGTGCGAACGCTGTACAACTTCGACAACAACAACCGTGACCAGATCAATCGGGATGTCGTGGCGATTCCCATTCAAATCATGGTCTGCCCATCTGTCCCGACGGCGAATCGTCTGACGGTGATTCCGGGTTCGAATCCGGCGTTCTCGGGAGCGGCGACGGATTACGCGGCCACTGCCGGCGTCGCGACACACCAGTATTCCAAGGGATTTGTCACCAATCCCAACCCGATTGGGACATCGGCCCCGCCGGGCATCATTGGGCTGGGTAACGACAACCCCGCACGCATTACGGATGTGACCGATGGCACCTCCAACACGATGCTGATCGCGGAAAATGGCGGTCGGCCCGAAAATTGGGTGGCGGGTCGGCTGAACCCCGCCTCGACGGTGTCGCTGGGGGCATGGGCGGAATACAACGCATTTTTGGTGCGGGGGTTCTTGCCGGATGGCAGTTCCGCGCCGGGTGCGGGGGGCGGTGGTCCCTGCATGGTCAATTGCAACAACAACTATTCGATTTATAGCTTCCACACCGGTGGGGCGAATGTGCTGTATGGGGACGGCTCGGTGCGATTCTTCCGGAATACCGCATCGGCCACGGTGGTCGCGGGGCAAATCACGCGGGCGGGCGGAGAAGTGGTCGATGAGAATTAA
- the cmr1 gene encoding type III-B CRISPR module RAMP protein Cmr1, which produces MTEQRKESILDEAPTRPQLKSSSARVFDLSLLTVLFGGGNQTRTIDKRMPVRSTSIRGQLQFWWRATAGSRYTDLAQLREAQTAIWGNTTQSSRVSVSVEAVSLGSMMPCAVFETNPQTGRFRGSPFWNDPFRNNALPYALFPFQGQLASGGSAIEVEPAKFVRELKFRLKLQCPVELWPEVETAVWAWVHFGGVGSRTRRGCGALTCPQLTSPDEAAFRQKLPTLATPGVAQEWPIFGETYLGESGSDGISAWDRSVGELRHFRQGVNVGRNPGTKPNRPGRSRFPEPEAIRRVTRARPNKHPRLTQIPDTAYPRAEMGLPIVVHFQSPDEGGGQEPPDTTITPARSNPKQPIERMASPLILRPVKIGDKIYAMVHRLRTQPLMAVELRKGNVQVLETSDHIRGPELANYPNSPLAKSPNGSALEAFLRRIQDNGFRKV; this is translated from the coding sequence ATGACAGAACAACGGAAAGAGTCGATCTTGGACGAGGCTCCAACTCGACCACAATTGAAGTCGAGTTCCGCGCGTGTGTTTGATCTGTCGTTGCTGACGGTGCTGTTCGGCGGCGGAAATCAAACTCGCACGATCGACAAACGGATGCCAGTGCGATCGACGTCGATTCGCGGACAACTGCAATTCTGGTGGCGTGCCACCGCTGGCTCCCGATACACCGACTTGGCCCAACTCCGAGAAGCTCAGACCGCCATCTGGGGGAATACCACCCAATCCAGCCGCGTGAGCGTCAGTGTCGAAGCCGTTTCGCTGGGCAGCATGATGCCGTGCGCGGTGTTCGAGACGAACCCGCAAACTGGTCGATTCCGTGGTTCGCCCTTTTGGAATGATCCATTCCGAAATAACGCGCTCCCCTATGCGTTGTTCCCATTCCAAGGGCAACTGGCATCCGGCGGTAGCGCGATCGAAGTGGAGCCGGCGAAATTCGTGCGAGAACTGAAATTTCGACTGAAGCTGCAATGTCCTGTCGAATTGTGGCCGGAAGTCGAAACCGCAGTCTGGGCATGGGTGCATTTCGGTGGGGTAGGCAGTCGCACGCGCCGCGGTTGTGGGGCACTCACCTGTCCGCAGTTGACGTCGCCGGATGAAGCCGCGTTTCGACAGAAGCTCCCCACATTGGCAACGCCCGGCGTGGCTCAAGAATGGCCCATCTTTGGCGAAACGTACCTCGGCGAATCTGGCTCCGATGGCATCAGTGCCTGGGATCGTTCCGTCGGAGAATTGCGTCATTTTCGCCAGGGGGTGAATGTTGGGCGGAATCCCGGCACAAAACCCAATCGCCCGGGTCGTTCGCGGTTCCCAGAGCCGGAAGCGATTCGTCGTGTGACCCGCGCTCGTCCCAACAAGCATCCACGACTGACGCAGATTCCGGATACCGCGTATCCGCGGGCGGAAATGGGGCTGCCGATTGTGGTGCATTTCCAGTCGCCGGATGAAGGGGGAGGTCAAGAGCCACCCGATACGACGATCACGCCAGCGAGATCAAATCCGAAGCAGCCAATCGAGCGAATGGCCAGCCCGTTGATTCTGCGGCCAGTCAAAATTGGCGACAAGATTTACGCGATGGTGCATCGACTTCGCACGCAACCGCTGATGGCAGTGGAACTTCGGAAAGGAAATGTGCAGGTGCTTGAGACGAGCGATCATATTCGCGGCCCTGAGTTGGCGAACTATCCGAATTCGCCATTAGCCAAGTCTCCGAATGGTTCCGCACTGGAGGCGTTTTTGCGTCGCATTCAAGACAATGGCTTTCGGAAGGTGTGA
- a CDS encoding SMP-30/gluconolactonase/LRE family protein — MMGRRCRWMGLLLGCVGLLLLTPSLQAEDAFPSQVTVRKLADGFAFTEGPTPDAQGNVYFTDQPNDRILKWSIDGKLSDWLKPAGRSNGLYIDGEGMLWACADEKNQLWKIDPTTKQVTVVVNDFQGKLLNGPNDLWVRPTGGIYFTDPYYQRPWWTHKQPPQAKRAVYYRSPKGELSVVDDSLVQPNGIIGTPDGKTLYVADINARKTYSYTIQPDGKLTNKKLFCQPGSDGMTIDSAGNVYLTSGKVLVFNSAGTKIGEITVPESPANVCFGGKEGKTLFITARKGFYAVDLPFGRVKP, encoded by the coding sequence ATGATGGGTCGTCGATGTCGATGGATGGGGTTACTGCTGGGCTGCGTGGGATTGCTGCTGCTGACGCCATCGCTGCAGGCGGAAGATGCCTTTCCCAGTCAGGTGACGGTTCGCAAGTTGGCCGATGGCTTTGCCTTCACCGAAGGCCCAACACCGGATGCGCAAGGCAATGTTTACTTCACCGATCAACCCAATGACCGCATTCTGAAGTGGTCCATCGACGGGAAATTGTCCGATTGGCTGAAACCCGCTGGGCGATCGAACGGGTTGTACATCGATGGCGAGGGAATGCTCTGGGCATGTGCGGATGAGAAAAATCAACTCTGGAAAATCGACCCGACTACGAAACAAGTGACGGTTGTGGTCAACGATTTCCAGGGAAAACTGCTCAACGGGCCGAATGATTTGTGGGTGCGGCCGACGGGTGGAATTTACTTCACCGATCCGTACTATCAGCGGCCTTGGTGGACGCACAAGCAGCCGCCCCAAGCCAAGCGTGCGGTCTATTATCGCTCGCCGAAGGGGGAATTGTCGGTGGTCGATGATTCGCTGGTGCAGCCGAATGGGATCATCGGCACGCCGGACGGCAAGACGCTCTATGTGGCCGACATCAACGCCCGGAAAACCTATTCGTACACGATTCAGCCGGACGGAAAACTGACGAACAAGAAATTGTTCTGTCAGCCGGGATCCGACGGGATGACCATCGATTCGGCAGGGAATGTCTATCTCACCAGTGGGAAAGTGCTGGTGTTCAACTCCGCTGGCACCAAGATCGGGGAAATCACCGTCCCGGAATCACCCGCGAATGTCTGCTTTGGCGGCAAAGAGGGCAAGACGCTGTTTATTACCGCGCGAAAAGGCTTCTACGCGGTGGATCTGCCATTTGGCCGCGTGAAGCCGTAA
- a CDS encoding DUF3817 domain-containing protein — MRGRHARRCTPGIQRTAIGRQGKRMIRNWLRWTRQIGKVEGISYLLLLGVAMPLKYLADWPYAVKVVGLAHGILFIAYWGVAAEAARRNQLPRKEFWRVAVASLIPFGPWWVDGKLLEWERSITPTDSQTNDAASLGNPSPPESTGTP, encoded by the coding sequence GTGCGTGGTCGCCACGCTCGCCGCTGCACTCCAGGCATCCAGCGAACGGCCATTGGCCGACAGGGGAAGCGCATGATCCGCAATTGGCTCCGTTGGACCCGCCAGATTGGCAAAGTCGAGGGTATTTCCTACCTGCTGCTGTTGGGCGTGGCGATGCCGTTGAAGTATCTCGCCGATTGGCCCTACGCGGTGAAAGTGGTGGGGCTGGCCCACGGCATTCTGTTCATCGCCTATTGGGGAGTCGCAGCCGAGGCCGCACGACGCAACCAGTTGCCCCGAAAGGAGTTCTGGCGAGTCGCGGTGGCATCGCTGATTCCCTTTGGCCCCTGGTGGGTCGATGGCAAGTTGTTGGAGTGGGAGCGGTCGATCACGCCGACCGATTCGCAAACAAATGACGCGGCTTCGCTGGGGAATCCATCTCCGCCCGAGTCAACCGGAACGCCGTGA
- a CDS encoding DUF1588 domain-containing protein produces MTARHSVGMRWSGHGRWSAILAILVIVSPAGIAADAPSPTNSRKQFTTTIRPFLEQYCIRCHSEEDAANDIRLDILTDQPRSHTDLWLSIVEQLRDRRMPPAKSPQPTAQDSQTVIAWALAGLGPHGARLPNHGNRVPHELLFGPTSAAESTLAPTMPRVWRLSPDAYLGWARDVYRGRLMGLVQPFTLTPDRGIRDYAGLYSIDEPTAEILLRNAQMIVAAQTASELRNGKLSGKNDSVREFLPLLDSEIRPTTSQLQAAIEMQYRLAIGRLPTDAERQRLIAFYERCRERSDGPSAGRTMLQAILLKTDAMYRQELSRARASQSEAAPLAQEELVRALSLALGDRRDAGLMTAASKGQLQTREQIAEQLRRMLTDPKADRSRVLRFFREYFEYHHAADVFKDRPMDKIKHLPDILIRDTDRLVLHILQEDRDVFRQLLTTTQTFANTNTKQNKQTRKDELVPADVLPPPPPPSKKRPPEWVGTVEAVYGFREWPKQQPIDVPEQQRLGILMQPSWLVAWSTNFDNDPVRRGRWIRERLLGGTVPDLPIGVQAQVPDDPHRTYRDRLTVTRDARCWKCHQRMDELGLPFEQFDHYGRYRTAELVLDEAATAANRDPKGKPLGPVFRPAKLVTTGIIAESGDSQLDGPIESPHALVRKLANSTRARQVFIRHVFRYFMGRNETLADARTLQSADRAYVQSGGSMNELLIALLTSDSFLLRSSETVARGETK; encoded by the coding sequence ATGACAGCTCGGCACTCGGTGGGGATGCGTTGGTCTGGGCATGGGCGGTGGTCGGCGATTCTGGCGATCCTGGTGATTGTGTCGCCAGCCGGAATCGCCGCAGATGCTCCGAGTCCAACCAATTCCCGCAAACAATTTACGACGACGATTCGACCATTTTTAGAGCAATACTGCATTCGCTGTCATTCCGAAGAGGATGCCGCGAATGACATTCGGCTCGATATTCTCACCGATCAACCCCGATCTCACACCGATCTTTGGCTATCGATCGTCGAGCAATTGCGCGATCGCCGCATGCCCCCGGCAAAGTCGCCGCAACCGACCGCTCAGGATTCGCAAACCGTGATCGCCTGGGCACTTGCGGGATTGGGACCGCACGGCGCCCGACTCCCGAATCATGGCAATCGCGTGCCGCACGAGTTGCTCTTTGGCCCGACTTCCGCCGCTGAGTCCACCCTGGCACCGACCATGCCCCGCGTCTGGCGATTAAGTCCCGATGCCTACCTGGGTTGGGCACGCGATGTCTACCGAGGCCGGTTGATGGGGTTGGTGCAGCCGTTCACGTTGACCCCCGATCGTGGCATTCGTGATTACGCCGGGCTGTATTCCATCGATGAGCCAACTGCCGAAATCTTGTTGCGAAACGCTCAGATGATCGTTGCCGCGCAGACCGCTTCCGAACTGCGGAATGGCAAATTGTCGGGAAAGAATGATTCGGTCCGCGAATTTTTGCCGCTGCTCGATTCGGAAATTCGTCCCACAACGAGCCAGTTGCAGGCGGCCATCGAGATGCAGTATCGTTTGGCCATTGGACGATTGCCGACCGATGCCGAACGGCAGCGATTGATTGCCTTCTACGAGCGTTGCCGCGAGCGGAGCGACGGTCCGAGCGCGGGCCGAACGATGCTGCAAGCCATTCTGCTGAAAACAGATGCGATGTATCGCCAGGAACTCAGCCGCGCCCGTGCCAGCCAGTCCGAAGCGGCCCCACTCGCACAAGAGGAACTGGTGCGGGCGTTGAGCCTGGCATTGGGCGATCGTCGCGATGCGGGTCTGATGACAGCCGCCAGCAAGGGCCAATTGCAAACGCGGGAACAAATCGCCGAGCAACTGCGTCGAATGCTCACCGATCCGAAGGCCGATCGTTCGCGGGTGTTGCGATTCTTCCGGGAATACTTTGAATATCATCACGCTGCGGATGTATTCAAAGATCGTCCAATGGACAAAATCAAGCATCTTCCGGATATTCTGATCCGCGATACCGATCGCTTGGTGCTGCATATTTTGCAAGAAGATCGAGACGTGTTTCGGCAGTTACTCACAACCACGCAGACATTTGCGAACACGAACACGAAGCAAAACAAGCAGACCCGCAAGGATGAATTGGTGCCCGCGGATGTGCTTCCGCCGCCGCCACCGCCCAGCAAAAAGCGTCCGCCGGAGTGGGTTGGCACGGTGGAAGCGGTCTACGGCTTCCGGGAGTGGCCCAAGCAGCAGCCGATTGATGTGCCAGAGCAGCAACGGCTGGGGATTCTGATGCAGCCGAGTTGGTTGGTGGCCTGGTCAACGAATTTTGACAATGATCCGGTGCGCCGTGGTCGATGGATTCGGGAACGATTGCTGGGCGGAACGGTGCCCGATCTGCCGATTGGCGTGCAGGCGCAGGTGCCGGATGATCCGCATCGAACCTATCGTGATCGCTTGACGGTCACCCGCGATGCCCGTTGTTGGAAATGCCATCAGCGGATGGATGAACTGGGGCTGCCGTTTGAACAATTCGATCATTATGGTCGGTATCGCACGGCTGAATTGGTGTTGGATGAGGCAGCGACGGCGGCGAATCGCGATCCCAAGGGGAAACCACTCGGGCCGGTGTTTCGCCCTGCGAAATTGGTGACGACGGGGATCATTGCCGAGAGTGGCGATTCGCAACTGGATGGGCCGATCGAATCGCCGCACGCGCTGGTTCGCAAGTTGGCCAACAGCACACGAGCGCGGCAAGTCTTTATCCGGCATGTGTTTCGGTACTTCATGGGACGAAATGAGACGTTGGCCGACGCTCGCACCCTGCAATCCGCCGATCGCGCGTATGTGCAAAGTGGCGGAAGTATGAACGAACTGTTGATTGCACTGTTGACCTCCGATTCGTTTCTGTTGCGTTCGTCGGAAACCGTAGCCCGAGGGGAAACCAAGTGA
- a CDS encoding DUF1552 domain-containing protein: MNPELTRRAMLKQLSLTSGATLLSPILANIAAHAAGDAVAATPKRMVFIMQSNGMNPEHLLPSGLTRPKHGIPQNQATEEVALAGRKLHPALAPFVPFQNRLTLLQGLSGRIALGDHSCNHGALGAYPGNKGPLGKTVDVAVSEQLPGVFPHLALGYSGSSEVMSYAYSASAPGKAVPIVCSPDHAFKGVFGSVVDESSRQEFDLRSNLLDFMADDVKQARTVLVGDERQKLDRYLEAFESLRDRQAQLVAKADELRKHAPKLGDKQTASKASLILEAQFETATAALIAGLTRVVTLTSGGGNQRFGQFPEFNIPDLHGVGHGSAYGRNSSEDCFVELRVFHTKLIARMVEKLSSIPEGNGTMMDNTLIVYFSDSGEAHHPRLFEWPVVLIGNFGGKLSKTGRHLQLPTYQSSKHRTMANLFCTLLHWAGKPTDQFGVRDPGLRDIDQTGPIPELMA, translated from the coding sequence GTGAACCCAGAATTGACCCGACGAGCGATGTTGAAACAACTGTCGCTGACCAGCGGGGCGACGCTGTTGTCGCCCATTTTGGCCAACATCGCCGCTCACGCTGCCGGAGATGCCGTCGCCGCGACGCCGAAGCGGATGGTGTTCATCATGCAATCCAACGGCATGAACCCCGAGCATCTGTTGCCATCGGGGCTGACTCGGCCGAAGCATGGTATTCCGCAAAATCAAGCCACGGAAGAAGTTGCGCTCGCGGGGCGGAAACTGCACCCGGCGCTGGCTCCGTTTGTGCCATTTCAGAATCGTCTGACGTTATTGCAAGGGCTGTCGGGCCGCATCGCATTGGGCGATCATTCGTGCAATCATGGGGCCTTGGGGGCGTATCCGGGCAATAAAGGGCCGCTGGGCAAAACGGTGGATGTGGCCGTCTCGGAGCAGTTGCCCGGCGTCTTCCCGCATCTGGCGCTGGGCTATTCCGGCTCCTCCGAGGTGATGAGTTACGCCTATTCCGCGAGTGCGCCCGGGAAAGCGGTGCCGATCGTCTGTTCGCCCGATCATGCGTTCAAGGGTGTGTTTGGTTCGGTGGTCGATGAGTCGAGCCGACAAGAATTCGATCTTCGCTCGAATCTGCTCGATTTCATGGCGGACGATGTCAAGCAGGCGCGAACGGTGTTGGTGGGCGACGAGCGGCAAAAGTTGGACCGCTACCTGGAAGCCTTTGAATCGTTACGCGATCGCCAAGCGCAACTCGTGGCCAAAGCGGATGAGCTTCGCAAGCATGCCCCGAAGTTGGGGGACAAGCAGACAGCCTCGAAAGCGAGTCTGATTCTGGAAGCGCAATTCGAGACCGCCACCGCCGCACTGATCGCCGGTCTAACCCGTGTGGTGACATTGACTTCCGGCGGCGGGAACCAACGCTTCGGCCAATTCCCGGAATTCAATATCCCGGATCTGCACGGCGTGGGGCACGGCTCGGCATATGGGCGAAATTCGTCTGAAGATTGCTTCGTTGAGTTGCGTGTCTTCCACACCAAACTCATCGCACGGATGGTCGAAAAACTATCATCGATTCCGGAAGGCAACGGAACGATGATGGATAACACGCTGATTGTCTACTTCAGCGATTCCGGTGAAGCGCACCATCCGCGCCTGTTCGAATGGCCTGTGGTGCTGATCGGGAATTTCGGTGGGAAACTCAGCAAGACGGGCCGACATTTGCAATTGCCGACCTACCAAAGCAGCAAGCATCGCACGATGGCCAATTTGTTCTGCACGCTGCTGCATTGGGCCGGCAAGCCGACTGATCAATTCGGCGTGCGTGACCCCGGCTTGCGTGACATCGACCAAACCGGCCCGATTCCGGAATTGATGGCGTAG
- a CDS encoding metallophosphoesterase encodes MTWNPWNWNRRQWMRAGFASGLSGLALGLYTWQIEPHWLEWVERDLPIRGLPDDAVGRTMIQLSDLHIGTVSESYLLNCLALTAEHSPDWVVLTGDMMSCQGDEMLESVSRLLDRIPRGKRGTVAVLGNHDYGHFWMQIHVADALVERMEKAGISVLRNSRATIGGLDLIGLDDLWQPNFEAAEVANLFRKGLPHLVLSHNPDGADLPVFGRYDGWILSGHTHGGQCKPPFLRPPIVPTKNPRYVAGEYELTHGRKLYINRGIGYTHQLRCNSRPEITAFRLTRAEMDSPAKPRHLFANRSA; translated from the coding sequence ATGACGTGGAATCCCTGGAATTGGAATCGTCGTCAGTGGATGCGAGCGGGGTTCGCCAGCGGACTGAGTGGCCTCGCATTGGGCCTTTACACGTGGCAGATCGAACCGCATTGGCTGGAATGGGTCGAGCGGGATCTGCCCATTCGTGGGCTTCCCGATGACGCCGTCGGCCGCACGATGATCCAATTGAGCGATCTCCACATTGGCACCGTCTCCGAATCGTATCTGCTGAACTGCCTGGCACTTACCGCCGAACATTCGCCCGACTGGGTGGTGCTCACCGGGGATATGATGAGCTGCCAGGGCGATGAAATGCTCGAATCGGTGAGCCGATTGTTGGATCGAATTCCGCGTGGAAAACGGGGCACCGTCGCCGTTCTGGGGAACCACGATTACGGGCACTTCTGGATGCAGATTCACGTCGCCGATGCCCTGGTCGAACGCATGGAAAAGGCCGGGATTTCCGTCCTGCGGAATAGTCGAGCAACGATCGGCGGGTTGGATCTGATTGGCCTGGATGATCTGTGGCAGCCCAATTTTGAGGCGGCAGAAGTCGCCAATCTCTTCCGCAAAGGCTTACCACACCTGGTGTTAAGTCACAATCCCGACGGGGCGGATCTGCCGGTGTTCGGTCGGTATGACGGCTGGATTCTCTCCGGGCATACGCATGGTGGGCAGTGCAAGCCGCCGTTCTTGCGACCGCCGATTGTGCCCACCAAGAATCCACGGTATGTCGCCGGGGAATACGAATTGACCCACGGCAGAAAGTTATACATTAATCGCGGGATCGGCTACACGCATCAACTTCGGTGTAATTCCCGGCCCGAAATCACGGCGTTCCGGTTGACTCGGGCGGAGATGGATTCCCCAGCGAAGCCGCGTCATTTGTTTGCGAATCGGTCGGCGTGA
- a CDS encoding Gfo/Idh/MocA family protein, which produces MTLPISRRDAIRLGAALPLGYWMTASAVSTRQVFGANERLRVAGIGIGGKGASDIQQAAALMDVVAICDIDEDRLNGSAKRYAQAKKFFDYRKLFDVMMKEIDAVVVSTPDHSHALPSLLAIRAGKHVYCQKPLAHTPAEARMLRLEAAKAGVVTQMGNQGSGLSGLRRAVELVRSGILGDVKEAHVWTNRPFKYWKQSPDIVSRPQEAPVPAHVHWDEFLGAAAFRPYAVRQEAGKSKPAYHPHDWRGYWDFGTGSLGDMACHTANMAFRALELDAPISVKAKAATINPETYPAWAIITYSFPSRGSKVPVDLTWYEGADNGKRILPPDELLAKVLRPNEKAADSGSLLVGTKGMLYSPNDYGAQFRLYPVADFENIDTTKPEKGPMGVPAGQDPFMKAEWVEAIRAGKPEMASSSFEIAGRLTETMLLGNIAVRFAGTALAWDASSMTFPITPAANKLVTKEYRKGWELT; this is translated from the coding sequence ATGACTCTTCCCATCAGCCGACGAGATGCCATTCGATTGGGGGCCGCGTTGCCCTTGGGGTATTGGATGACCGCCAGCGCGGTCTCGACTCGCCAAGTGTTTGGTGCCAATGAGCGGCTGCGGGTCGCCGGCATTGGCATCGGCGGAAAAGGTGCATCGGACATCCAACAAGCGGCTGCGCTCATGGATGTGGTCGCCATCTGCGACATTGACGAAGATCGGCTCAACGGCAGTGCCAAACGCTATGCGCAGGCGAAGAAATTCTTCGACTATCGAAAATTATTCGATGTGATGATGAAGGAAATCGATGCGGTGGTCGTCTCGACTCCGGATCACTCACACGCGCTGCCGTCGCTACTGGCCATTCGCGCGGGCAAGCATGTCTATTGCCAAAAGCCGCTGGCCCACACCCCGGCAGAAGCCCGAATGCTGCGATTGGAAGCGGCCAAGGCCGGTGTCGTGACGCAGATGGGCAATCAGGGGTCAGGCTTGAGCGGATTGCGACGCGCGGTCGAATTGGTGCGATCCGGCATTCTGGGCGATGTCAAAGAGGCCCACGTCTGGACCAATCGCCCGTTCAAATATTGGAAGCAATCGCCGGATATCGTTTCGCGGCCACAAGAAGCGCCGGTGCCCGCGCATGTCCATTGGGATGAATTCTTGGGCGCAGCGGCGTTTCGACCGTATGCCGTCCGCCAAGAAGCGGGCAAATCGAAGCCGGCCTACCACCCGCATGATTGGCGGGGCTACTGGGACTTCGGCACCGGATCGCTGGGCGATATGGCCTGCCACACGGCGAACATGGCATTCCGTGCATTGGAATTGGATGCTCCCATCTCCGTGAAGGCGAAGGCCGCCACCATCAACCCGGAAACGTACCCCGCGTGGGCAATCATCACCTATTCGTTCCCGTCTCGCGGCAGCAAAGTGCCAGTCGATCTGACTTGGTACGAAGGTGCGGACAACGGCAAGCGGATCCTTCCGCCGGATGAGTTGCTCGCCAAGGTGCTGCGTCCCAACGAGAAGGCGGCGGACAGCGGTTCGCTGCTGGTGGGCACCAAGGGGATGCTCTATAGTCCGAACGATTACGGGGCGCAATTCCGGTTGTATCCCGTCGCCGATTTCGAGAACATCGACACGACCAAGCCCGAGAAGGGGCCGATGGGCGTGCCAGCGGGACAAGATCCATTCATGAAGGCGGAATGGGTCGAAGCGATTCGCGCAGGCAAGCCAGAAATGGCGTCGTCGAGCTTCGAGATTGCCGGCCGATTGACGGAAACCATGCTGTTGGGCAATATCGCCGTCCGATTCGCGGGCACCGCTTTGGCCTGGGATGCTTCCTCCATGACCTTCCCCATTACCCCCGCGGCCAACAAGTTGGTGACGAAGGAATATCGCAAGGGGTGGGAACTCACCTGA